A stretch of DNA from Micromonospora peucetia:
GTCTCGTCGAGGTCGAGAACGACAAGGGGGCGGCCCGGTTCATCACCCACGTACGGCTGCCGGACCTCCAGCCGTGCGTGACGCCCGACGAGGTGCCGTGGCTGACGGCGTCGCGTACGGCGGCCGGCACCGGCGCCGGTAAGGCCAGCGAGGTGACGATCTCCATGAACAGCGCCGGGTTGGCCGCCGGTACGTACCGGGCCCAGCTCTGCGTCAGTAGCGACGACCCGTCCAATCCGCTGGTGACGCTGCCGGTGACGCTGGAGGTCACCGACCAGACCTGCGGCCAGGTGGTGAGCGGCGAGCGTCGCGGCCCGCTGCCGGTCCGTGCCGGGGTGACCTGCCTCGCGCCGGGTGCCAAGGTGTTCGGGCCGGTCAACGTCGAGAAGGGCGCGGGCCTGATCGCGCTCGACGCCGCCGTCAGCGGGCCGGTGAACGCCACCGGGGCCGCGGTGGTGGAGCTGACTGGCAGCAGGGTCGACGGCCCGCTGTCGGTCACCGGAGTCACCGGCCGGGTCCTGATCAGCGGGACTCGGGTGAGCGGTCCGGTCAACGTGGTCGACAGCCGTACCGGCCACACGCCGGTCGTGGTGTCCGGCAACCGGATCGACGGACCGCTGCGGTGCGTCGGCAACCAACCGCCGCCGGTGGACAACGGGGTGGCCAACACGGTCAGTGGCCCGAAGTCCGGCCAGTGCCGAGGGCTGTGAGCGGACGGCCCCACCCGGCTCGTCGATGACGTAGCCACGCCCGCCGGTACGGTCGCTGTCGCGACCGTACCGGCGGGTCGCCGTTTCGGGCGCAGGCCGGGCACCGTCGGGCTGACCCGGTTCACGGCCGCGCAGTTCCGGCCGGCATCCGGTGAGTACGCGTGCTCACGTCCCGCGGCTCAGGCCCGGCCAGGCTGTACGGCATGACCTCGTCGACATCCGCCGCCCGGCCCCGGTATGCCATCGTGCTCCTGACAGTGCTCTGGTTGGTGGCCTCGCTGTCGGTGCTGTGGTGGTGTTTCACCATCGGCATGGAAGGGTGGGCCGACCAGCACTCGAACGGTGGCGGGCGGTCGGCGGAGTTCGGGCGCCGATCCGCGCGGGCGCTGGTGCTTCTGGCGGTGGTGGCAGCGGGCGGACCTGCCGTCGTCGCGTTGGTGGCGTTCGGCTGCCGGTATGTCCGTACCGGACTGGTCTACCTGTTCCTGGCCGTCGTGATCGCGGCGGCCCTGATGCCGGCGGTCGTGGACGCGGCGCGGACACTCAGGCCGCCGGCCGCGCCCGTCCCGGTCCCGACGACCTGCCAGGAGCGCAGTGGCGGTGACACCCACTGCCCGGGCGGCTGAGCGATCCGGCGGTGCGGTTCCGGTCCGGGCACCGCCCCCTGGACACCGGCTGGAGTCATGGTCGACAAATTCACCTATGGCTATGTATTGTCACTGCCTCGACCAGCCCGCCCCGACCAGCCAGGGAGCACGTATGGACCACCTCGACCCGCCCGGTTGCTGCGGTGCCGACGACCAGGCAGCCACCGTCGGGATCGGCCGCCGCGCGGTGCTGCTCGGCGCCGCCCTCGGCACGGGCGCCCTGGCCGGCCTGACCGTTCCCGGCCGAGCCTTCGCCGCACCCGCCATCTACAACCCCTTCTCCGGGTACCCGATCACCGGCTCCTGGCAGGAACACCTGAACCGGGGCTCGCTCGGCGGCGTCGACTTCGCCATGTCGGTCGGCACCCGGCTGCCCGCCTGCGGCGCGGGCACCATCCAGAACATCCCGTACAACGGTACGGGCGGGCACACCGTCACCATCCACCACGCGGACGGGTACCGCAGCCAGTACATGCACCTGTCGCAGTTCCTGCTCGGCAACGGTGCGGCCGTGTCCGCCGGCACTGTCGTCGGTCTCTCCGGCGGCGCGGCCGGCGCGCCGGGCTCGGGCTCGTCCACCGGGCCGCACGTCCACTGGCACATGATCAATCCGGCCGGGGTACGCATCAACCCCCTCACCTACATCGGGCAACCCGCCCCCGGAGGGCTGCCCAAGACCTCCACCGAGCAGGACGGCATCCCCGGCACGATCTTCTACCGGCGTATGCAGAACTGGCTGCGGCTCACCGCCGGCTACACCGGCCCCATCGACGGCGCACCCGGGCCGAACACCTACGCCGCTCTCCAACGCGCCATGAGGGCGTACGGCTACACCGGCCCCATCGACGGGCAGCCCGGCCCGAACACCTGGCGCGCCGTGCAGCGTCTCGCCGCCGGCCACGGCTACACCGGCCCGATCGACGGGGTCATGGGGCCCAACTCGTGGCGCGGCTTCGCCCGCTTCCTCAACCAGGACAGGTGGAACTGACCGCGCCAGCAGACATGATCAGACCCGGCCCACCTGTGTGGTCACAGCCCTAGCTCGGCGGGGCGTCCTTGACGAACACGATCCCGTCAAGGCCAGTCAGGTGGGTCGGGTCCAGCGGGGCGTAGCCGAACCAGGGGGACACGCGGGCAGTGGGCGTCACGTCGCCGAGGACAGCGGCCAGCCGGCGGGCGTCGACGACGTACCGGTCCTCCGGGAGCGCGTACAGGAGCCCTTCGACGGTGTCCGGAGGCGGGGTGTCCACTCCCTGGTGGCGGATCGTGCCGAGGGCCGTGGCCAGGAAGGCGTACCGCTCTCCCAGATGGGCGCTGACGATCGCGCCGGCGCTCCACCACTCCACCGGCAGGTCGCCCATGCGCATCCTGCTCTTGTCCCGCTGGAGGTGGCTGTTGTGGGCGTTCACCAGCGCCGGGCCTCGCTCGGCGACGGCGAGCAGGTTGGCGGCCATCATCGAGTCCCGCACGCCGAGCAGCCGCGCCAGGCGGCTCGGTGACGTGTCGGCCATCCAGAAGTGGTAGCGCAGCAGCCCGGTGGCGGTACGCCCGTACATGCGTGCCCGGTCCCAGTCGTCCCGCGAGGACGCCGCGATCAGACCTGGCGTCTGCGCGTCGAGCAGGGCTACCAGGTCGTCGGCGAGCAGCCGCAACTGGTTGGCCTCGGGTGTCCGCCCCACGGACCGGGACGGGTCCATCATCGCGGCGGGATCGGTCCACCGATCGTCGGTGCCGCACAGGCCGTCGAGCGTTTCCGCGGCGCAGGGGAGCAGGCCGGCGTCGACCCGGGCGGTGAGGTAGGCGTGGAGTGCGGTGAGGGCCTGTCGAGGGCTCGCGGCGTTGGTGATCTCCAGCGGGCCGTCGAAACCGGCGAAGCGTAGCCGCTCGGACGCGGGCCGGCCGTCGTTGTACGCGCGCATCCAGCTCACCAGCTCGCGGTTGCCCGCGAAGGCGCCCCACCCGTGGCTGAACCCGCGCTCCATGACCTCGTCGAGGATGCCCGTGCCCGACGTGACGTAGTCATCCACGACCAGGCCCATCATGCAGTCGCTCTCGATCGTGATCGTCCGGTAGTGCTCCTGCTCGACGAGTTGCCGGAAGAGATCGTTGCGCAGGTCGAGCAGACCGTTTTCGCCGTGGGTGGGCTCACCCAGGGCGAGCAGCCGCGGCCTGGCCGTGAGCAGGCCCATGACGGCAGCAGCGTCGACGACATGGGCGGCGTCTTTGACAGCAGGATTCATTCCCTCAACGGTATCGTTGAACCAACGGATGAAACTTCCCCGCGGTATTGGCAGGAAAGTGACGCGAAACCTTCAAAGCGGCGGACAGCTCAGGCCGGTTGACCTGGCACGTGGGCACGGCCTGTCCACGCAGGCGGTCAGGAACTACGAGGCGGCCGGCATCCTTCCGGGCGCCGAACGCACCGCGCATGGCTACCGCACCTACACGCCGTCGCACGCGCAGGCGCTGCGCGCGTTCCTCGCCCTCGTGCCCGGACACGGCCACCGGACGGCTACGTTGATCATGCAGGCGATCAGCCGGGGCACGACTGAGGACGCGTTCCGGCTCATCGACGAGAGTCATGCCCAGCTTCTCGACGACCGCCGCACCCTCCAGGCTGTCGAAGCCGCGCTTCGCGACCTCAGTCCCGTGCCGCGGGAACGCGGCGACACGTTCGTCGGCCCCCTGGCGAGAAGGCTCGGCATCCGCCCGGCCACCCTGCGCAAATGGGAACGCGCCGGCCTGGTCCAACCGCGCCGCGACCCGCAGACGGGCTACCGGGTCTACAGCGCGGCCGACGTGCGCGACACCCAACTCGTCCACCAGCTCAGACGGGGCGGCTACCGGCTGGAGCAGATCGGCCCACTGATCGCGCAGGTCCACTCTGCCGGAGGCGTCGCACCCCTTGAGTCGACGCTGCACGACTGGCATGCCCGCCTCTCGGCCCGCAGCCGCGCCATGCTCACCGGCGCCGCAGCCCTGGACGCCTACCTCGGCTGCCGCCCGGACCCCGCCCGCTGACCGGCGTGTCACCAACCCGGCCAACGCTCGTGGTCAGAGCACCGGGTACGCCCGACCCGGCCATGCCGAGGGCCGTCCTCCCGACCCGGCGGAGGACGGCCCTCGGCAGCGGATGAGCCGGTCAGGAGACCGAGGCGGGGAACCTCTCCCACACCCGGTGGGTGGTCAGCAGCTGCTTCACGGCGGTGAAGACCTCGGCCCCGGAGTCACCCGTGACGACGCCGGGCGTGCCGGCCACCCCCGCCTGCCGCAGCACGCCGGCGCCTGCGCCCCACGCGCCGATTGCCTTGGCGTGCCGCCAGCATTCGTCGACCAGCAGCAGCACGCGCGGATCCACGGAGCCGGAGTCCGCCGCGCCCGCCTTGGCGTCGCGCGCCGGCATCGCGTCCGGTGCGGGCGCGGGCGCCCCGGCCAGCAGGAGCACGTCGAACTCGACCGAGCGGCCGGTGGCGAAGGTCCGCTGCACCGGCAGGTTGCCGACCATGCCGCCGTGCGGGGCGATCAGCAGCGGCACCATGCCGGCGGCGAGAACCGCCCGGCGTACCTCGTCGACGTCGTCGAGCCCGGTGTGGGGGTCGACGACGATCCCCACCGTTCGGCCGTCGGCCGGCCACTGCCTGCCCACCTGCGACAGCGCGGGGCTGGGCGCGGCGTCGACGAGCGGCACGGTCGGCTCCGGTGCGGGAAGACCCAGCCCGGTGGCGACCTGCGCGCACAGCACCGGGTCGATGTTGGCGAGACACTGGAGCTGGCGTTCCCGGATCGCCTGGTGGTAGCACTTGCCCAGCTCGAAGGTGTAGGCGCGGATGATGTGCTCCCTCTCGACCGGCGACATGCTCAGCCAGAACAGGCGGACCTGGCTGTAGTGGTCGTCGAACGAGACCGGGTTGGCGCGTACCTTGGGCGCCTGCGCCACCGTCACCGGCACGTCGACGAACGCGTCGTCCCCGTCGCCGGCCGGGAAGGGGTTGCCGCCGTCGAGCGAGTTCGGCCGGTACGGCGCCACCCCGGCGTGCACGGCCTGCTGGTGGAAGCCGTCACGCAGCATGTCGTTGACCGGGGCGTGCGGGCGGTTGATCGGGATCTGTGAGAAGTTCGGCCCGCCCAGCCGGGTGAGCTGCGTGTCGACGTACGAGAACAGCCGGCCCTGCAACAGCGGATCGTTCGTGACGTCGATGCCCGGCGGCAGGTGGCCGACGTGGAAGGCGACCTGCTCGGTCTCGGCGAAGAAGTTCGTCGGCGTCCGGTTGAGCGTCAGCCTCCCGACCGGCTGCACCGGCGCCAGCTCCTCCGGCACGATCTTCGTCGGGTCGAGCAGGTCGATCCCGGCGAAGGTCTCCTCGGGGACGTCGGGGAAGACCTGGAGACCGAGCTCCCATTCGGGGAAGGCGCCGGCCTCGATGGCGTCGTACAGGTCCCGGCGGTGGAAGTCCGGGTCCATGCCGCCCAGCAACTGCGCCTCCTCCCAGGTCAGGGAGTGCACGCCCAGCCTGGGCTTCCAGTGGAACTTGACCAGCGCCGTCTCGCCGGCCGCGTTGACGAGCCGGAAGGTGTGGACGCCGAAGCCCTCCATCATCCGGAACGAGCGCGGGATGCCCCGGTCGGACATGTTCCACATGGTGTGGTGCTGCGCCTCGGTGTGCAGGGAGACGAAGTCCCAGAAGGTGTCGTGCGCGCTCTGGGCCTGCGGGATCTCCCGGTCGGGGTGCGGCTTGCCGGCGTGGATGATGTCCGGGAACTTGATCGCGTCCTGGATGAAGAAGACCGGCATGTTGTTGGCGACCAGGTCGAAGGTGCCCTCGTCGGTGTAGAACTTCGTCGCGAAGCCACGGGTGTCGCGGACCGTGTCGGCCGAGCCGCGCGAGCCGAGGACGGTGGAGAACCGTACGAAGACGTCCGTCGTCCTGCCCTTGGCCAGGAAGCCGGCCTTCGTCACCCGCTCGGCGGTGCCGTAGGCCTCGAAGACGCCGTGCGCCCCTGCCCCACGCGCGTGCACCACACGCTCGGGGATGCGTTCGTGGTCGAAGTGCGTGATCTTCTCGCGCAGGTGGTGGTCCTGGAGCAGGACCGGACCGCGCGGCCCGGCCTTCAGCGAATGGTCCGTGTCGCGCAGCCGCGCCCCCTGCGACGTCGTGAGGAAGGCGCCCTGCTGACCGTTCGCCGTCGTCGGTGCGCCGGTCGGCGCGCCCGTCGGCGTACGGGTCTCGGGGGCGCCCTGTTCCTTCTTCGGCGGCAGCGGGTCGTGCGGCGTGGTCGGCTCCTCGACGGTTGGCGGTACGCTCCCCGGCGCGCCGGGGACATCCGGAGTCAGCGCGTCGGCCACCTTCCCGGCGGCGGCCTCCACGACGTCCTTGACCGCCTTGGCGGGCTTGCTGGCATCCATCTGACGAGTTCCTCCACGAAGCGCTGTTGAGCAGGCATTCTGGGCCGTACCCCGAGACGGGCGGGGGAAACGGGAACGCGCCGACGGCAGGGCCACCGGTGTGGCGCGGCCCGGTCCGCCGTCTGTGCGGCCCGGGCTGCCGGGGACGGGTGCGGCCGGTGCCGGCGGTCCGGGTCGGCTGCCACCGTCCGGCGTCGCGTACCGTCCGTCCGTGAGCGCGGAACTTCTTGAGGACTTCGTGCGGGCGGAACGCGAGCGTGCGTTGGGTGTCTACGGCATCTGTGTGCATCGCGAGGGCCGCCCGCCGGTGGAACACCGCTTCCGGTCCGACGACCGGGTGAACCTGTACTCCGTGGCCAAGACGTTCACGTCCGTGGCGGTGGGGCTCGCGGAGGCGGAGGGGCGACTGAGCCTCGACGACCGTCTCCTGGACCATCTGCCCGAGCTGCGGCCGATCGCCGCCGACGGGTTCGCCGACGTCACGCTCCGTCAACTGCTGACGATGACCAGCGGCACCAGCCACCGCTGGTTCGCCGACGAGCGGACAACCGCCGCCGACCTGCTCCACGAGATCGTCGCCGCGCCGCTCGTCGCCGCGCCCGGGGCCCGCTTCGCGTACACGGGTTCGGGCCCGTACGCCCTCGGCCGGGTGATCGCCCGGGTCACCGGGGCGGACCTGCGCTCGTACCTGCTGCCGCGCCTGTTCGCGCCGCTGGATCTGCACAACCCGGCCTGGCACACGTGTCCGCTGGGCCACCCCTTCGCGGAGAGCGACCTCTTCCTTCGTACCGAGGAACTCGCGCGGTTCGCGCGGTTGCTGGTGCAGGAGGGCCGGTGGGAGGGCCGGCAGGTCCTGCCGGCGGAGTACGTGCGGCGGATGACGGGGGACCGGGTCGACACGAGCACCATCACGTACGGCGAGCAGTACACCCACGGATACGGGCTGGGCGTGTGGATCGACCGGGCCGACACGTACCGGCTGGACGGCCGCTACGGTCAGTACGTGGTCGTCAGCCCCGCGCGCCGGGCCGCCGTCACGGTGACCGCGCACGCGGAGCGTGACGGGGAACTGCTCACCGCGATCCACAAGCTCGTCGTCGCCCGGTGCTGACGCGGATCCCGTCCGCCCGTCGGCCCGGCACGCGAACGGGATCTGCCGAGAGGAACAGCATCGTGGCACGCCGGGAATGAGGCCGTCGTGGTCGGCCGCGCAGCCGTCCTGCCGCCCGACGGTCGGGCGGGTGGCGTCACGACCCGCCGAGTCGGGGCGCGACCGGGCGGACCTCGACCGGGTCGCCCGGTCGCCCGCCCGCGCGCGACCGGTACTCCGGGACGCCCACGCAGGTGAAGAGCAACGCCGCGAGGTCGTCTGGCCCGGCCAGCAGCCCCGGGACCTCCGAGTCGAGGAAGGTCATGCCGGAGGCGCCCGCGCCCAGGGCGTACGCCGCGAGGTGCAGCCGGCCCTCGACGAGCCCGGCGGCGAGCTGGGCGTCGCGGTAGCCACGGTCGTCGAGGGTCGCCAGCGGCGCGGCGGCGATGACGACGTACGCCGCGTCGCCGGCGAGTGCCTGGTCCAGGCAGACCCGGAGCAGCTCGTCGCGTAGGTCTCCGGTGCGCAGCGGCGTCGACAGGTCGGGCCACCAGTAGAGGCCGGGCGGCACGCCGTCGACCCCGTGCACGGCGACCCAGTGCGGAACCGGCACGCCGCGCAGGGCCGCTGCCAGGGACCATTCCAGCAGGGCGCGCGGCAGCGTCCGGGACCTGTCCATCCGTCGTTGCGAGCCGCGCCGGCGGACAACCTCGTCGAACGGGTCGGACGGCGGGAACGCCGACAGCGGCTCCGCCTGCGGCCAGGGCGCGCCGAGCACGTCGCGCTCTCCGGCGCGCTGCGCGGTGGTGCACAGCGGCAACTCGACCTGCGGAAGCTCACCGTGGACGGCCGGGCCGGTGGGCCCGATCGCCGGTGCGCCGTCGCCGAGGGACAGCAGGGCCAGCGGATACTCGTGCACCCCGTCCGCGCCGACCAGCGCGCGCACGGTGGCGTCCGGGAAGAGCGACCGCAGCCGCGGCGCGAGACCGGCGCTCGTTGCCGCCGCCGACAGTTGGGACAGCAGCGTGCCGGCGTCCCAGTAGAGGTGCCGCCACCCGCGCTCGGCGTAGCGCCACCCCGTCCGCCACGGCACGCCCGTCACCACGAGCGTCGTGACCGCCCCGGTGGCGGCGGGAGCCACCTGGACGAGCGCGTGCCG
This window harbors:
- a CDS encoding peptidoglycan DD-metalloendopeptidase family protein, with translation MDHLDPPGCCGADDQAATVGIGRRAVLLGAALGTGALAGLTVPGRAFAAPAIYNPFSGYPITGSWQEHLNRGSLGGVDFAMSVGTRLPACGAGTIQNIPYNGTGGHTVTIHHADGYRSQYMHLSQFLLGNGAAVSAGTVVGLSGGAAGAPGSGSSTGPHVHWHMINPAGVRINPLTYIGQPAPGGLPKTSTEQDGIPGTIFYRRMQNWLRLTAGYTGPIDGAPGPNTYAALQRAMRAYGYTGPIDGQPGPNTWRAVQRLAAGHGYTGPIDGVMGPNSWRGFARFLNQDRWN
- a CDS encoding serine hydrolase domain-containing protein — translated: MSAELLEDFVRAERERALGVYGICVHREGRPPVEHRFRSDDRVNLYSVAKTFTSVAVGLAEAEGRLSLDDRLLDHLPELRPIAADGFADVTLRQLLTMTSGTSHRWFADERTTAADLLHEIVAAPLVAAPGARFAYTGSGPYALGRVIARVTGADLRSYLLPRLFAPLDLHNPAWHTCPLGHPFAESDLFLRTEELARFARLLVQEGRWEGRQVLPAEYVRRMTGDRVDTSTITYGEQYTHGYGLGVWIDRADTYRLDGRYGQYVVVSPARRAAVTVTAHAERDGELLTAIHKLVVARC
- a CDS encoding DUF6234 family protein, which produces MTSSTSAARPRYAIVLLTVLWLVASLSVLWWCFTIGMEGWADQHSNGGGRSAEFGRRSARALVLLAVVAAGGPAVVALVAFGCRYVRTGLVYLFLAVVIAAALMPAVVDAARTLRPPAAPVPVPTTCQERSGGDTHCPGG
- a CDS encoding erythromycin esterase family protein, giving the protein MNPAVKDAAHVVDAAAVMGLLTARPRLLALGEPTHGENGLLDLRNDLFRQLVEQEHYRTITIESDCMMGLVVDDYVTSGTGILDEVMERGFSHGWGAFAGNRELVSWMRAYNDGRPASERLRFAGFDGPLEITNAASPRQALTALHAYLTARVDAGLLPCAAETLDGLCGTDDRWTDPAAMMDPSRSVGRTPEANQLRLLADDLVALLDAQTPGLIAASSRDDWDRARMYGRTATGLLRYHFWMADTSPSRLARLLGVRDSMMAANLLAVAERGPALVNAHNSHLQRDKSRMRMGDLPVEWWSAGAIVSAHLGERYAFLATALGTIRHQGVDTPPPDTVEGLLYALPEDRYVVDARRLAAVLGDVTPTARVSPWFGYAPLDPTHLTGLDGIVFVKDAPPS
- a CDS encoding TioE family transcriptional regulator, whose protein sequence is MTRNLQSGGQLRPVDLARGHGLSTQAVRNYEAAGILPGAERTAHGYRTYTPSHAQALRAFLALVPGHGHRTATLIMQAISRGTTEDAFRLIDESHAQLLDDRRTLQAVEAALRDLSPVPRERGDTFVGPLARRLGIRPATLRKWERAGLVQPRRDPQTGYRVYSAADVRDTQLVHQLRRGGYRLEQIGPLIAQVHSAGGVAPLESTLHDWHARLSARSRAMLTGAAALDAYLGCRPDPAR
- a CDS encoding catalase, producing MDASKPAKAVKDVVEAAAGKVADALTPDVPGAPGSVPPTVEEPTTPHDPLPPKKEQGAPETRTPTGAPTGAPTTANGQQGAFLTTSQGARLRDTDHSLKAGPRGPVLLQDHHLREKITHFDHERIPERVVHARGAGAHGVFEAYGTAERVTKAGFLAKGRTTDVFVRFSTVLGSRGSADTVRDTRGFATKFYTDEGTFDLVANNMPVFFIQDAIKFPDIIHAGKPHPDREIPQAQSAHDTFWDFVSLHTEAQHHTMWNMSDRGIPRSFRMMEGFGVHTFRLVNAAGETALVKFHWKPRLGVHSLTWEEAQLLGGMDPDFHRRDLYDAIEAGAFPEWELGLQVFPDVPEETFAGIDLLDPTKIVPEELAPVQPVGRLTLNRTPTNFFAETEQVAFHVGHLPPGIDVTNDPLLQGRLFSYVDTQLTRLGGPNFSQIPINRPHAPVNDMLRDGFHQQAVHAGVAPYRPNSLDGGNPFPAGDGDDAFVDVPVTVAQAPKVRANPVSFDDHYSQVRLFWLSMSPVEREHIIRAYTFELGKCYHQAIRERQLQCLANIDPVLCAQVATGLGLPAPEPTVPLVDAAPSPALSQVGRQWPADGRTVGIVVDPHTGLDDVDEVRRAVLAAGMVPLLIAPHGGMVGNLPVQRTFATGRSVEFDVLLLAGAPAPAPDAMPARDAKAGAADSGSVDPRVLLLVDECWRHAKAIGAWGAGAGVLRQAGVAGTPGVVTGDSGAEVFTAVKQLLTTHRVWERFPASVS